The Primulina eburnea isolate SZY01 chromosome 6, ASM2296580v1, whole genome shotgun sequence genome contains a region encoding:
- the LOC140833643 gene encoding glutaredoxin-C1-like, which yields MQYYNHSDSQSYYAITSVDPLETVVRLASSSAVVIFSLSSCCMCHAVKRLFCGMGVNPTVYELDQDPRGKEIEKALIRLLGGGSAMPVVFVGGKLIGAMDRVMASHISGNLVPLLKAAGALWL from the coding sequence atgcaATATTATAACCACTCCGACTCACAAAGCTACTATGCCATCACCTCCGTCGATCCTTTGGAAACGGTGGTGAGGCTGGCCTCCTCCAGCGCAGTGGTGATATTCAGTCTAAGCTCATGCTGCATGTGCCATGCAGTGAAGAGGCTGTTTTGTGGAATGGGAGTGAACCCTACTGTTTATGAGCTCGACCAAGATCCTAGGGGTAAAGAAATTGAGAAGGCTCTCATACGGctgctcggtggtggctcggccATGCCGGTGGTTTTTGTCGGCGGAAAACTCATCGGGGCCATGGACAGAGTTATGGCTTCGCATATCAGCGGAAACTTGGTTCCACTTCTCAAGGCGGCCGGAGCATTATGGCTTTAA